Proteins encoded by one window of Collimonas fungivorans:
- a CDS encoding transposase: MKRIPFSSDQIAAALKQEELGMPLVDVIRQAGITERTFLNWKKQYGGLQAYPHDLKCLQEENAKLKQIVAELTLENSRLQDALDDKKSKHEHYSSSN, encoded by the coding sequence ATGAAGCGTATTCCGTTCTCAAGCGACCAGATTGCCGCCGCTCTCAAGCAGGAGGAGCTCGGCATGCCGCTGGTCGATGTAATCCGGCAAGCCGGGATTACCGAACGCACCTTCCTCAACTGGAAGAAACAGTACGGCGGCCTGCAAGCGTATCCGCACGACTTGAAATGCCTGCAGGAAGAGAACGCCAAGCTGAAGCAGATCGTGGCTGAACTGACGCTGGAAAATTCGCGTTTGCAAGATGCGCTGGACGACAAGAAAAGCAAGCATGAGCACTACAGTTCATCCAATTGA
- a CDS encoding peptidoglycan DD-metalloendopeptidase family protein, which translates to MSLLVQNTEASSPKKRNRIRNASLALVLLATLAACGTPSGSGPAQPSGPGYYTVQKGDTLSSIARKFRRSNSDIIAWNRLSDPNDIKVDQVLRVLPQGAAAASGSTVKPRSTESDDAASAASDDKDSVDWAWPASGQSSSGLGQGKKGIDIFGQLGQPVMAAAAGKVMYSGSGIRGYGNLVIIKHNSSLLSVYAHNKTIVVKEGQMVSKGQKIAEMGKSDSSAVKLYFEIRRQGKPVDPSRYLPSR; encoded by the coding sequence ATGTCATTGTTGGTCCAGAATACCGAAGCATCCAGCCCGAAAAAACGCAACAGAATCAGGAACGCCAGCCTTGCGCTGGTCCTGCTGGCCACCCTCGCCGCCTGTGGCACGCCGTCCGGCTCCGGCCCGGCGCAACCGAGCGGCCCCGGCTACTACACCGTGCAAAAAGGCGACACCTTGTCCAGCATCGCGCGCAAATTCCGGCGCAGCAATAGCGACATCATCGCCTGGAACCGGCTGTCGGATCCTAACGACATCAAGGTGGACCAGGTATTGCGAGTCTTGCCGCAAGGCGCCGCAGCAGCCTCGGGCAGCACAGTCAAACCGCGCAGTACTGAGAGCGACGACGCAGCATCCGCTGCCAGCGACGACAAGGATTCGGTGGACTGGGCCTGGCCGGCCAGCGGCCAGTCCAGCAGCGGCCTCGGCCAAGGCAAAAAGGGGATAGACATTTTCGGCCAGCTGGGCCAGCCGGTGATGGCCGCGGCCGCCGGCAAGGTCATGTATTCCGGCAGCGGCATCCGCGGCTACGGCAACCTGGTCATCATCAAGCACAACAGCAGCCTGCTGTCGGTCTATGCCCACAACAAGACGATCGTCGTCAAGGAAGGTCAAATGGTCAGCAAAGGTCAGAAGATCGCCGAGATGGGCAAATCCGACAGCAGCGCGGTCAAGCTGTATTTCGAGATCCGCCGCCAGGGAAAACCGGTGGACCCGTCGCGCTATCTGCCTAGCCGCTAG
- a CDS encoding DUF3443 domain-containing protein, whose amino-acid sequence MRFLTYLLCLFSTLFLFACGGGGGGSDSGPTPPTPQPVQNVQALVIDNGPAAASGSVNAPYVSLTICQPGSTTQCQTIDHILVDTGSSGLRIMSSVLASNLALPSVASANGSPLAECARFADGYSWGSVKQADLRIAGEVASGISVHIIGDSAFPSVPSGCSGSLVAENTVAAFHANGVLGISTFIQDCGSACASQALEGWYYSCPSSNNCTATTLAVNRQVGNPVAVFPQDNNGTVIQLPSVGANGASGVTGSLIFGIGTQANNALGSASIYTLNSSGNLSALYQGQVMQAFFDSGSNGLFFADSSIPNCTNSKGFYCPSSTLSRSVVNTGLNGRNSTVNFNIVNADALFQANPNNTAFNNIGGGAAFASFFDWGLPFYFGRSVYTALEGVSAGGTTGPYIAY is encoded by the coding sequence ATGCGCTTTCTGACGTATCTGCTTTGCCTGTTCAGCACACTGTTCCTGTTCGCCTGCGGCGGCGGTGGCGGCGGTTCCGACAGCGGCCCGACGCCGCCGACGCCGCAGCCGGTCCAGAATGTCCAGGCCCTGGTGATCGATAACGGTCCCGCGGCTGCTTCCGGCTCGGTCAACGCGCCCTATGTCTCGCTGACCATCTGCCAGCCTGGCAGCACCACGCAATGCCAGACCATCGACCATATCCTGGTCGACACCGGTTCGAGCGGCCTGCGCATCATGTCTTCGGTCCTGGCCTCCAATCTGGCGCTGCCGTCGGTAGCCAGCGCCAACGGCAGTCCGTTGGCCGAATGCGCACGTTTTGCCGACGGTTACAGCTGGGGTTCGGTGAAGCAGGCTGACTTGCGCATCGCCGGCGAGGTCGCCAGCGGCATTTCGGTGCACATCATCGGCGATAGCGCATTCCCTTCGGTGCCGAGCGGCTGCTCCGGCAGCCTGGTGGCGGAAAACACGGTGGCGGCGTTCCATGCCAACGGCGTACTCGGCATCAGCACCTTTATCCAGGATTGCGGATCGGCCTGCGCCAGCCAGGCGCTGGAAGGCTGGTACTACTCCTGCCCGAGCAGCAATAACTGCACGGCAACCACGCTGGCGGTGAACCGGCAAGTGGGCAATCCGGTAGCGGTTTTCCCGCAGGATAACAACGGTACGGTGATACAGCTGCCATCGGTCGGCGCCAACGGCGCCTCCGGCGTCACCGGTTCACTGATTTTCGGCATCGGCACGCAAGCCAATAATGCGCTGGGCAGCGCCAGCATCTATACCTTGAACAGTTCCGGCAACCTGAGCGCCTTGTACCAGGGGCAGGTGATGCAGGCGTTTTTCGACAGCGGTTCGAACGGGCTGTTTTTCGCCGATTCGAGCATCCCTAACTGCACCAATAGCAAGGGGTTTTACTGTCCGTCGTCGACGCTTAGCCGGAGTGTAGTGAACACCGGCCTGAACGGCCGCAACAGCACCGTCAATTTCAACATTGTGAATGCCGATGCGCTGTTCCAGGCCAATCCGAACAACACGGCCTTCAACAACATTGGCGGCGGCGCGGCCTTCGCGTCGTTTTTCGACTGGGGACTGCCGTTCTACTTCGGACGTTCGGTCTACACCGCGCTTGAAGGAGTCTCGGCCGGCGGCACGACCGGGCCTTACATAGCCTATTGA
- a CDS encoding helix-turn-helix domain-containing protein produces the protein MSERNFVRQFKRETGQTPHDFLLNLRLEAVRQQLTETDLPVDKIARRCGLFSGEHVAKLFRKHMWTSPTEYRKGIRPT, from the coding sequence ATGAGCGAGCGCAATTTTGTGCGGCAGTTCAAGCGCGAAACCGGCCAGACGCCGCATGACTTCTTGCTCAACCTGCGCCTGGAAGCGGTGCGCCAGCAACTGACCGAGACCGACCTGCCGGTGGACAAGATAGCACGGCGCTGCGGCCTGTTCAGCGGCGAGCACGTCGCCAAGCTGTTCCGCAAGCACATGTGGACTTCACCCACCGAATATCGCAAGGGAATACGACCAACCTGA
- a CDS encoding AraC family transcriptional regulator produces the protein MDIECAKTLEVIDNSSSTRHIGIIVFEGVVLADVVGAADVFGIGDKLISTVFPGTTRYAVSVLSISGGMIMSSASVQIMTSSLASFGRHQFDTLLIASGTGNFDAYRDPDLIAWLQQMRSSVRRIAAICTGVFVIGAAGFLNNRRATTHWALLDKLAREFPLIKIDREAQISEDDGIFTSCDVGMATDLALRLLESDLGPAVARRVAQSLVVCQRRRDTRPPTRLRRQAIRSRPARSTAPRYGLSSIWQIPSAWSTPPILSP, from the coding sequence ATGGATATCGAGTGCGCAAAGACACTTGAGGTGATAGACAATAGCAGCTCAACCAGGCATATAGGGATCATCGTTTTTGAAGGAGTCGTGCTGGCTGACGTAGTCGGCGCAGCAGATGTTTTCGGCATCGGCGACAAACTGATTTCCACGGTATTCCCTGGCACCACGCGTTACGCCGTCTCGGTTCTCTCGATCTCCGGCGGCATGATCATGTCCTCGGCCTCGGTGCAGATCATGACTTCATCGCTGGCGTCGTTCGGCAGGCACCAGTTCGATACCCTGCTCATAGCCAGCGGCACCGGAAACTTCGACGCCTACCGGGATCCCGACCTGATCGCCTGGCTGCAGCAGATGCGCAGCAGCGTGCGCCGCATCGCAGCCATCTGCACCGGCGTATTCGTGATCGGCGCCGCCGGCTTCCTGAACAACCGGCGCGCTACCACGCACTGGGCGCTGCTGGACAAACTGGCGCGCGAATTCCCCTTAATCAAAATCGACCGTGAAGCGCAGATCAGCGAAGACGATGGAATCTTCACGTCTTGCGATGTCGGCATGGCCACCGACCTGGCGCTGCGCCTGCTGGAAAGCGATCTCGGTCCAGCAGTTGCACGGCGCGTGGCGCAAAGCCTGGTGGTCTGCCAGCGCCGCCGCGACACCCGCCCGCCAACCAGGCTTCGACGGCAAGCGATCCGGTCAAGACCAGCAAGATCCACCGCGCCTCGTTATGGTTTGTCGAGCATCTGGCAGATTCCATCAGCGTGGTCGACGCCGCCAATTTTGTCTCCATGA
- a CDS encoding collagen-like triple helix repeat-containing protein has protein sequence MKTSKGGLIVASLLLTSLLAGCASGGTIGKSLGSGSGTGQGAGGGAGGGTGDGGGAGGGGTGDGGGTGGGTGGGGTGGGGTGGGGTGGGGTGGGGTGGGGTGGGGTGGGGTGGGGTGGGGTGGGGTGGGGTGGGGTGGGGTGASANFLSNVGTTVSGTGAALGAIGNTVINNVPLLSTEAKGGLAGVVNNGTGIVSTLGAGITNGLGQLGTNPNALGTTIGSTGGVVTQVGNTVQSAGQLVSGLGSGPLAPLAVVTTPLGGLVTQVGAAVSGLGAPLTAALTTGPVQQITQTVTQAIVPLTSTVTTLTQTVGNATGLNQPVNTLLVTAGGGVSSLGGALTAANVPVVSSLGGVVSNVGATVAGLGTNALVGTGQPLLGNKTGGLLQPLNNVLTGVVGGIGGVGGGSGGPLAPVTGLLSGLTGAVGGATGSAGGPLAPVTGLLSGLTGALGGATGSAGGPLAPVTGLLGGLTGAVGGTGAGTNPLAPVTNLVAGLTGALGGATGSTAASPLAPVTNLVAGLTGGKPATGTTNDPLAPVTGLLNGLLGGAAKK, from the coding sequence ATGAAAACATCAAAGGGTGGTTTGATTGTCGCGTCGCTGTTATTGACCAGTTTGCTGGCCGGTTGCGCCAGCGGAGGCACCATCGGCAAATCGTTGGGATCGGGCAGCGGCACTGGCCAGGGAGCTGGCGGCGGTGCGGGCGGCGGCACGGGTGACGGTGGCGGAGCAGGTGGCGGCGGTACGGGTGATGGTGGCGGCACAGGCGGCGGCACAGGTGGCGGCGGAACAGGTGGTGGCGGCACAGGTGGCGGCGGCACAGGTGGCGGCGGAACAGGCGGCGGCGGAACAGGCGGTGGCGGAACAGGCGGCGGCGGAACAGGCGGCGGCGGAACAGGCGGCGGCGGAACAGGCGGCGGCGGAACAGGCGGCGGCGGAACAGGCGGTGGCGGCACAGGCGGTGGCGGTACAGGTGGCGGCGGTACAGGTGCTTCGGCCAACTTCCTCTCCAACGTCGGCACTACCGTATCCGGCACCGGCGCTGCACTGGGTGCGATAGGCAATACCGTGATCAATAACGTGCCGCTGCTGTCGACCGAGGCCAAAGGCGGCCTGGCCGGCGTGGTTAACAACGGCACCGGCATCGTCTCTACTTTGGGCGCCGGCATTACCAACGGCCTGGGCCAGCTTGGCACCAATCCGAACGCGCTTGGCACCACCATCGGCAGCACCGGTGGCGTCGTTACGCAAGTGGGGAATACAGTACAGAGCGCCGGGCAGCTGGTGAGCGGCCTGGGCAGCGGACCGCTGGCGCCGCTGGCCGTGGTGACCACGCCGCTGGGCGGCCTGGTGACCCAGGTCGGCGCCGCAGTCTCCGGACTGGGAGCACCGTTGACTGCCGCCTTGACTACCGGTCCGGTGCAGCAGATCACCCAGACTGTGACCCAGGCAATCGTACCGCTGACCAGCACAGTGACGACCTTGACGCAGACAGTCGGCAATGCAACCGGGCTCAACCAGCCTGTGAACACCTTGCTGGTGACGGCCGGCGGCGGCGTTTCCAGCCTGGGCGGTGCACTGACTGCGGCTAACGTGCCTGTAGTCAGCAGCCTGGGCGGCGTAGTGAGCAATGTCGGCGCCACGGTGGCAGGCCTTGGCACCAACGCTTTGGTCGGCACCGGCCAGCCTCTGCTGGGCAACAAGACCGGCGGTTTGCTGCAGCCTTTGAATAATGTGCTGACCGGCGTGGTAGGCGGAATCGGCGGCGTAGGCGGCGGTAGCGGCGGTCCATTGGCGCCGGTTACCGGTTTGCTGAGCGGTTTGACCGGTGCTGTCGGCGGTGCAACCGGCTCAGCCGGCGGCCCGCTGGCTCCTGTTACTGGTTTGTTGAGCGGCTTGACTGGCGCGTTGGGCGGCGCCACGGGTTCAGCTGGCGGGCCATTAGCTCCTGTCACCGGCTTGTTGGGCGGCCTGACCGGCGCAGTTGGCGGAACCGGCGCAGGCACCAATCCCCTGGCTCCAGTGACCAACCTGGTGGCCGGCTTGACTGGCGCGCTCGGCGGCGCAACAGGATCGACTGCCGCCAGTCCTTTGGCTCCAGTCACCAACTTGGTGGCGGGCCTGACCGGCGGCAAGCCAGCGACGGGCACCACCAACGATCCGCTGGCCCCGGTGACAGGCTTGCTTAACGGCCTGCTGGGAGGAGCTGCTAAGAAATAA
- a CDS encoding sensor domain-containing diguanylate cyclase — MTIPIAIAPRPARPALKSLPITYLATVFVVLVCVSLMSAEVWRSWNARNIELHETEIATSNLARALSQHADDTIKEADTVLVGLVERLEVDGAGSASLERLHKLLIQHIAELSQLNDLSIYDETGLWLANARNGPIQVVNNADRQYFRYHRSHPGRGPYIGPPVRSRSTGAWIVTVSRRFNHADGSFAGLVLGTINIDYFKKYYDSFDIGRAGSIFLSLNDGTMLVRRPMMDDTIGKNLSNYPIYRDYASRSAVGTAIMKSGQDGVERLIAYRHLEQYPLFVTVARSKDEVLAEWRADSYLHLFGAMLLTLALGLLGWRLIHQIRLRLLAESDLLCVQESLRTLNRHLEQLALQDSLTGLANRRQFDHALRDEFSRAMRTENSLALVMIDVDYFKQYNDIYGHLAGDECLRQISEIVKASKNRPGDLAARYGGEELVVLLPDTNLAGAVAVAEKIRVAICNLHIEHPCSNVGLVTISAGVDAFVPVRDGNIPFELIQAADRALYAAKSAGRNRVCSSADPH; from the coding sequence ATGACCATCCCCATCGCTATAGCGCCCCGGCCAGCGCGCCCTGCCCTCAAGTCACTGCCGATCACTTATCTCGCGACCGTCTTCGTGGTGCTGGTGTGCGTCTCGCTGATGTCCGCCGAAGTGTGGCGCAGCTGGAATGCCCGCAACATCGAGCTGCATGAAACCGAAATCGCCACCTCCAACCTGGCGCGCGCCTTGTCGCAGCATGCCGACGACACGATCAAGGAAGCCGACACCGTGCTGGTGGGCCTGGTTGAACGGCTGGAAGTGGACGGCGCCGGCAGCGCCTCGCTGGAACGGCTGCATAAACTGCTGATCCAGCACATCGCCGAATTGTCGCAGCTGAACGACCTGTCGATCTACGACGAAACCGGCTTATGGCTGGCCAATGCCCGCAACGGACCGATCCAGGTGGTCAACAACGCCGACCGCCAGTACTTCCGCTATCACCGCAGCCATCCCGGGCGCGGACCGTATATCGGACCGCCGGTGCGCAGCCGCTCCACCGGCGCCTGGATAGTGACCGTCTCGCGCCGCTTCAACCATGCCGACGGCAGCTTCGCCGGCCTGGTCCTGGGCACCATCAACATCGATTACTTCAAGAAGTATTACGACAGTTTCGATATCGGCCGCGCCGGCTCGATTTTCCTCAGCCTGAATGACGGCACCATGCTGGTAAGGCGGCCGATGATGGACGACACCATCGGCAAGAACCTGTCCAACTATCCTATCTACCGCGATTACGCATCGAGGAGCGCGGTCGGCACCGCCATCATGAAATCGGGCCAGGATGGCGTCGAGCGGCTGATCGCTTATCGCCACCTGGAGCAATACCCGCTGTTCGTCACGGTCGCCCGTTCCAAGGATGAAGTGCTGGCCGAGTGGCGTGCCGATTCCTATCTGCACCTGTTCGGGGCCATGCTGCTGACGCTGGCCCTGGGCCTGCTCGGCTGGCGCCTGATCCATCAGATCAGGTTGCGCCTGCTGGCGGAAAGCGACCTGCTGTGCGTCCAGGAATCGCTGCGGACGCTCAACCGGCACCTGGAGCAGCTGGCCCTGCAAGACAGCTTGACCGGCCTCGCCAATCGCCGCCAGTTCGATCACGCGCTGCGCGATGAATTCAGCCGCGCCATGCGCACCGAGAATTCGCTGGCGCTGGTGATGATCGATGTCGACTATTTCAAGCAATACAACGACATCTACGGACATTTGGCCGGCGACGAATGCCTGCGGCAGATCAGTGAAATCGTGAAGGCCAGCAAGAACCGCCCGGGCGACCTGGCTGCCCGTTACGGCGGCGAAGAGCTGGTGGTGCTGCTGCCCGATACCAACCTGGCGGGAGCGGTTGCGGTGGCGGAAAAAATTCGCGTTGCCATCTGCAATCTGCACATTGAACATCCATGCAGTAATGTCGGCCTGGTCACTATCAGCGCTGGCGTCGACGCCTTCGTCCCGGTCCGGGACGGCAATATTCCATTTGAGTTGATCCAGGCAGCAGATAGGGCGCTGTATGCAGCAAAGTCAGCCGGCCGCAACCGTGTCTGCTCCAGCGCCGATCCGCATTAA
- a CDS encoding DUF2844 domain-containing protein — protein MRFPVSVMCALLFAQSTPVFAALGAAAGPAAGTPQAQTDAARAKASARVTSYSGYTVSEVVEPSGTTVREYIGTDNVVFAVSWQGPSMPNLQQLLGSYADQYVAAASEPHPGRRAVAIQSDQLVLRSGGHMRSFAGNAYVPALLPQGVTPDNIR, from the coding sequence ATGAGATTCCCCGTTTCTGTTATGTGCGCGTTGCTGTTTGCGCAATCCACGCCGGTGTTTGCGGCGCTCGGTGCGGCTGCCGGTCCGGCCGCCGGCACGCCCCAGGCCCAGACTGACGCCGCGCGCGCCAAGGCCAGCGCCCGCGTGACCAGCTACAGCGGTTATACGGTCAGTGAAGTGGTGGAGCCTTCGGGCACCACGGTGCGGGAATATATCGGCACGGACAACGTCGTGTTTGCCGTCAGCTGGCAGGGGCCGAGCATGCCGAACCTGCAGCAATTGCTGGGCAGTTATGCCGATCAATACGTGGCAGCCGCCAGTGAGCCGCATCCAGGCCGGCGTGCTGTTGCGATCCAGTCGGACCAGCTGGTGCTACGTTCCGGCGGCCACATGCGTTCCTTTGCCGGCAACGCCTATGTGCCTGCCTTGCTGCCGCAAGGCGTGACCCCTGACAACATTCGCTGA